One genomic region from Vannielia litorea encodes:
- a CDS encoding sugar ABC transporter permease, producing MTSVSTNPGGRSAPSTEGRFARIWRRNGAGYLFLLPWLVGFLGLTLGPTLASLYLSFTDYDLLTSPRWSGLKNYEYAAFYDRRLGKAIEVTFTYVLWSVPLKLTVALLLAMVLDRSVRGVAFYRATFYLPSLLGASVAIAVLWRQLFGADGLINQLLFFVTGIQGPAWITHPDYALSTLIVLAIWQFGSPMIIFLAGLRQVPQDLYEAASMDGASGWRQFWKITLPLLAPVIFFNLVLQTIEAFKAFTQAYIVSGGLGGPVDSTMFYSLYLYLEAFANFRMGYASALAWILLVIIAIFTAIAFGTSKYWVYYEDEQR from the coding sequence GTGACCAGTGTCAGCACCAATCCGGGAGGGCGTTCTGCGCCCTCCACCGAGGGAAGGTTTGCCCGTATCTGGCGCCGCAATGGCGCGGGCTACCTGTTTCTCCTGCCATGGCTCGTGGGTTTCCTCGGGCTGACGCTGGGGCCAACGCTGGCCTCGCTCTACCTGTCGTTCACCGATTACGACCTGCTGACCTCGCCGCGCTGGTCAGGGCTTAAGAACTACGAATACGCCGCCTTCTATGACCGCCGCCTCGGCAAGGCGATCGAGGTGACATTCACCTACGTGCTGTGGTCCGTGCCGCTCAAGCTCACGGTCGCGCTCCTGCTGGCCATGGTGCTCGACCGGTCGGTGCGGGGCGTGGCCTTCTACCGTGCCACCTTCTACCTGCCCTCGCTGCTCGGCGCCTCGGTGGCGATCGCCGTGCTCTGGCGCCAGCTCTTTGGTGCGGACGGGCTGATCAACCAACTGCTGTTCTTCGTCACCGGCATTCAGGGCCCGGCCTGGATCACCCACCCCGACTACGCGCTTTCCACGCTGATCGTGCTGGCGATCTGGCAGTTCGGCTCGCCGATGATCATCTTCCTCGCCGGGCTCCGGCAGGTGCCGCAAGACCTCTACGAGGCCGCCTCGATGGATGGAGCCTCGGGCTGGCGGCAGTTCTGGAAAATCACCCTGCCGCTGCTCGCGCCGGTGATCTTCTTCAACCTCGTGCTCCAGACCATCGAAGCCTTCAAGGCCTTCACCCAGGCCTACATCGTCTCCGGCGGTCTCGGCGGGCCGGTGGACAGCACGATGTTCTACTCGCTTTACCTCTACCTCGAGGCCTTCGCCAACTTCCGCATGGGCTATGCCTCTGCGCTGGCTTGGATCCTGCTGGTGATCATCGCGATCTTTACCGCCATCGCCTTCGGCACCTCGAAATACTGGGTCTATTACGAGGATGAGCAGCGATGA
- a CDS encoding ABC transporter substrate-binding protein, with protein sequence MTLKMDRRGFGRLMGGGASLWALASTGALAQANGSVRLIWWGNPERDKRTNAVVELYEGGGMGEVVPETYAWGDYWQKLATQAAGNSLPDVLQMDYRYIFEWARRGQLEPLDGYFGNEIDVSDYDENQLKGGMVDGKTYGISLGANSMTHVYNKAVLSNIGYELPDSTTWTTEDFVNIGKELKDQLPDGMAFSENMGSQEPRLQTWVRSRGKDLYTSEGELGFDVQDVIDYFVYWKMMQDEGLTQPADVQAQDSGKMEERMHVNGKSLFGFIHSNQLVGNQQLMTDEVDIVMIPNAGDSPGHYMKPSMFFSMSANAGDKAAAAKFISFFVSDEGANDILLIERGVTADASIRERITPGLTETEQKIIRFLNMVDTRVGALPPPPPANAGEIDRALRPAWESVAFGQVTPEEGATAWYDDAARILKR encoded by the coding sequence ATGACACTGAAGATGGATCGTCGCGGATTCGGCCGCCTGATGGGCGGCGGCGCGTCACTCTGGGCGCTGGCCAGCACCGGTGCTCTGGCACAGGCAAACGGCAGCGTGCGCCTGATCTGGTGGGGCAACCCGGAGCGCGACAAGCGCACCAATGCCGTGGTCGAACTCTACGAGGGCGGCGGCATGGGTGAGGTGGTGCCCGAAACCTACGCATGGGGCGACTACTGGCAGAAGCTGGCCACGCAGGCCGCGGGCAACAGCCTGCCCGACGTGCTCCAGATGGACTATCGCTACATCTTCGAATGGGCGCGGCGCGGCCAGCTTGAGCCGCTTGACGGCTACTTCGGCAACGAGATCGACGTGTCGGACTACGACGAGAACCAGCTCAAGGGTGGCATGGTCGACGGCAAGACCTACGGCATCTCGCTGGGCGCCAACTCGATGACCCACGTCTACAACAAGGCCGTGCTCAGCAACATCGGCTACGAGCTGCCCGACAGCACCACGTGGACAACCGAGGACTTTGTGAACATCGGCAAGGAGCTGAAGGATCAGCTGCCCGATGGCATGGCCTTCTCGGAGAACATGGGCAGCCAGGAGCCACGGCTGCAAACTTGGGTCCGGTCGCGCGGCAAGGATCTTTACACCTCCGAAGGCGAGCTCGGCTTCGATGTGCAGGACGTGATCGACTACTTCGTCTACTGGAAGATGATGCAGGACGAGGGGCTGACCCAGCCTGCCGACGTGCAGGCGCAGGACAGCGGCAAGATGGAAGAGCGGATGCATGTGAACGGCAAGTCGCTGTTCGGCTTCATCCATTCCAACCAGCTTGTCGGCAACCAGCAGCTGATGACCGACGAGGTGGATATCGTGATGATCCCCAACGCAGGCGACAGCCCGGGGCATTACATGAAGCCTTCGATGTTCTTCTCGATGTCGGCCAATGCGGGCGACAAGGCGGCTGCGGCGAAGTTCATCAGCTTCTTCGTCAGCGACGAGGGCGCCAACGACATTCTGCTCATCGAGCGTGGTGTGACCGCCGATGCTTCCATCCGCGAGCGCATCACCCCCGGCCTCACCGAGACCGAGCAGAAGATCATCCGTTTCCTCAACATGGTCGACACCCGCGTGGGTGCGCTGCCGCCCCCGCCGCCGGCCAATGCCGGCGAGATCGACCGCGCCCTGCGGCCGGCCTGGGAGTCGGTGGCGTTCGGCCAGGTCACGCCGGAAGAGGGCGCAACCGCCTGGTATGACGACGCCGCGCGTATCCTGAAGCGGTAA
- the rhaM gene encoding L-rhamnose mutarotase — MEKYAFRMRLNPGCRDEYKKRHDEIWPELVTLLKEAGVSDYSIHLDEETGLLFGVLWRTDDHGMDALPGLEIMQKWWAHMADIMETKPDNEPVAVPLTPVFHMP; from the coding sequence ATGGAGAAATATGCCTTCAGGATGAGGCTCAACCCCGGTTGCCGCGATGAGTACAAGAAGCGGCATGACGAGATCTGGCCCGAGCTGGTGACGCTGCTCAAAGAGGCCGGGGTGAGTGACTACTCGATCCATCTCGATGAGGAAACCGGCCTGCTCTTTGGCGTGCTCTGGCGCACCGACGACCACGGGATGGATGCGCTGCCGGGCCTTGAGATCATGCAGAAGTGGTGGGCGCATATGGCGGACATCATGGAAACGAAGCCAGACAACGAGCCGGTGGCGGTGCCGTTGACGCCCGTCTTCCACATGCCATGA
- a CDS encoding FGGY-family carbohydrate kinase → MTAGHIAVIDVGKTNAKLALVDLESLAEVAVLTRPNRVLSGPPWPHFDVEGHWAFLLEGLSQFQAAHGVDAISVTTHGASAALIGEGGVLAAPILDYEHAGPDGLAAEYDAIRPDFAETGAPRLGTGLNLGAQLFWQFSEDPGLKARVRHIVTYPQYWGYRLTGVAASDMTSLGCHTDLWNPFTGATSSLVERLGIAGLLAPTRQPGEVLGKVLPEIAAQTGLAADTPVYCGIHDSNASLLAHLLAREAPFSVVSTGTWVIAMAIGGAPVALDPARDTLVNVNAFGDPVPSARFMGGREHDLLMEGAQVEPSADECDAVLREAVMLLPAVVPGSGPFQGHEAQWLGGELPAGSGARSAAVGFYLALVTDACLRLIGHRGPIHVEGPFARNACYLDMLAAASEAEVHAMTSATGTSEGAALLHPGVDRSLIAGRQASGVHHGTAEMARYAEVWRGRVG, encoded by the coding sequence ATGACTGCGGGCCACATCGCCGTCATCGACGTTGGCAAGACCAACGCCAAGCTGGCGCTGGTCGATCTGGAGAGCCTTGCCGAGGTGGCGGTGCTGACCCGCCCCAACAGGGTGCTGTCCGGCCCGCCCTGGCCGCATTTCGACGTGGAGGGGCATTGGGCGTTTCTGCTGGAGGGGCTGTCACAGTTTCAGGCCGCGCATGGGGTGGATGCGATCTCGGTCACGACCCACGGGGCATCCGCCGCGCTGATCGGGGAGGGCGGCGTGCTGGCCGCGCCGATCCTCGATTACGAGCATGCCGGGCCGGACGGGCTGGCGGCGGAGTATGACGCGATCCGCCCGGATTTTGCCGAAACCGGCGCGCCCCGGCTCGGGACGGGGCTGAACCTCGGCGCCCAGCTGTTCTGGCAGTTCAGCGAAGATCCGGGGCTGAAAGCGCGGGTGCGTCATATCGTGACCTACCCGCAATACTGGGGCTATCGGCTCACCGGGGTTGCTGCCAGCGATATGACCTCGCTGGGCTGCCATACCGACCTGTGGAACCCCTTTACCGGCGCAACATCGAGCCTTGTGGAGCGGCTTGGCATTGCCGGGCTGCTGGCGCCGACGCGGCAGCCGGGGGAGGTGTTGGGTAAGGTCCTGCCGGAGATCGCGGCGCAGACGGGGCTGGCGGCTGACACACCGGTCTATTGCGGCATCCACGACTCCAACGCTTCGCTCTTGGCGCATCTGCTGGCGCGGGAGGCGCCCTTCAGTGTGGTCTCGACCGGCACATGGGTGATCGCCATGGCCATCGGCGGTGCGCCGGTGGCGCTCGATCCGGCGCGCGACACGCTGGTGAACGTGAACGCCTTCGGCGACCCGGTGCCTTCGGCCCGTTTCATGGGGGGGCGGGAGCATGACCTGCTGATGGAGGGGGCGCAGGTGGAACCTTCCGCTGACGAGTGCGACGCGGTCTTGCGGGAGGCGGTGATGCTGCTGCCCGCGGTGGTGCCGGGCAGCGGGCCGTTTCAGGGGCATGAGGCACAGTGGCTGGGAGGCGAGCTGCCCGCAGGCTCGGGCGCCCGGAGTGCGGCGGTGGGTTTTTACCTCGCCCTTGTCACCGACGCCTGCCTGCGGCTGATCGGGCATCGCGGGCCGATCCATGTGGAGGGGCCCTTTGCCCGCAATGCCTGCTATCTCGACATGCTGGCCGCCGCGAGCGAGGCGGAGGTGCATGCGATGACCAGCGCCACCGGCACCAGCGAGGGCGCGGCCCTGTTGCACCCCGGTGTGGACCGCAGCCTGATCGCGGGGCGGCAGGCGAGCGGCGTTCACCACGGAACGGCGGAGATGGCCCGTTATGCGGAGGTTTGGCGCGGGCGGGTCGGCTGA
- a CDS encoding TetR/AcrR family transcriptional regulator has product MDQTAKPKKREWNREKTTRDILDSARVEFVEYGLEAARMDRVAKRAGANKRLIYEYVGSKTELYTAVLLEAYQDIRAAERKLDLGALPPYDAMAKLVGFTFDHFHANPWFLRLLATENIQRARFVAEMPELKEMNSPIIGQIRHVLAEGEAAGVFRGGVDPVQMYITIAGLSYFFFSNIHTLSVVFDASLNSEVGLAERRAHAVDVAMSYLSFKTVARK; this is encoded by the coding sequence ATGGATCAAACGGCAAAGCCGAAAAAGCGGGAGTGGAACCGCGAGAAGACCACGCGCGACATTCTGGACAGCGCCCGGGTGGAGTTTGTCGAATACGGGCTGGAGGCGGCGCGGATGGATCGCGTGGCCAAGCGGGCCGGGGCCAACAAGCGGCTGATCTACGAATATGTCGGCTCCAAGACCGAGCTTTATACGGCGGTCCTGCTGGAGGCCTATCAGGATATCCGTGCCGCCGAGCGCAAGCTCGATCTGGGCGCGCTGCCACCCTATGACGCGATGGCCAAGCTCGTTGGCTTCACCTTCGACCACTTCCACGCCAACCCGTGGTTTCTGCGGCTTCTGGCGACCGAGAACATCCAGCGCGCCCGATTCGTGGCCGAGATGCCGGAGCTGAAGGAGATGAACTCTCCGATCATCGGGCAGATCCGGCATGTTCTTGCCGAGGGCGAGGCTGCTGGCGTGTTCCGGGGCGGGGTCGATCCGGTTCAGATGTACATCACCATCGCCGGGCTCAGTTACTTCTTCTTCTCGAATATCCACACACTTTCAGTGGTTTTCGATGCCTCGCTCAACTCCGAGGTCGGCCTCGCCGAGCGCCGTGCTCACGCCGTGGACGTGGCGATGAGCTACCTCAGCTTCAAAACAGTTGCCAGAAAGTAA
- a CDS encoding ABC transporter ATP-binding protein, whose translation MAELELQNVIKEFGGLRVIHGIDLKVEDGEFVVFVGPSGCGKSTLLRMIAGLEEISGGDVLIDGAVVNEMPAAKRELAMVFQSYALYPHMSVRKNLAFGLETMKVPKAEIEQKVQEAADILQINELLERKPGQLSGGQRQRVAIGRAIVREPQIFLFDEPLSNLDAELRMQMRVEINRLHRRLGATMIFVTHDQVEAMTLADKIVVLRKGLIEQVGTPLELYNTPANVFVAGFLGSPRMNFLPGTITSVSGTSATIELEGGHSLTTEIPNPPAQGEVVTLGIRPESLVPVPEAEAVLSGEVQIAEQLGGETYVYVALPHGGTVTVEIKGQARVEAGDKLFLGFEGGKFHIFGADEKVIRHA comes from the coding sequence ATGGCTGAACTGGAGCTTCAGAACGTCATCAAGGAATTCGGCGGCCTGCGGGTGATCCATGGGATCGACCTGAAGGTGGAAGACGGCGAGTTCGTGGTTTTCGTCGGCCCCTCGGGCTGCGGCAAGTCCACCCTGCTGCGCATGATCGCGGGACTTGAGGAGATTTCGGGCGGCGATGTGTTGATCGATGGCGCCGTGGTCAACGAGATGCCCGCTGCCAAGCGCGAGTTGGCGATGGTGTTCCAGTCCTACGCGCTCTACCCGCATATGTCGGTGCGCAAGAACCTCGCCTTCGGGCTTGAAACCATGAAGGTGCCGAAGGCGGAGATCGAGCAGAAGGTGCAGGAGGCGGCCGACATCCTCCAGATCAACGAGTTGCTCGAGCGCAAGCCCGGCCAGCTCTCGGGCGGGCAGCGCCAGCGGGTCGCGATTGGCCGGGCCATCGTACGCGAGCCGCAGATCTTCCTCTTCGACGAGCCGCTCTCCAACCTCGATGCCGAGCTGCGGATGCAGATGCGCGTCGAGATCAACCGCCTCCACCGCCGCCTCGGGGCGACGATGATCTTCGTGACCCACGATCAGGTCGAGGCGATGACGCTGGCCGACAAGATCGTGGTGCTGCGCAAGGGGCTGATCGAGCAGGTCGGCACGCCGCTGGAGCTTTATAACACGCCTGCCAACGTGTTCGTCGCGGGTTTCCTCGGCAGCCCCCGTATGAACTTTCTGCCCGGCACGATCACCTCGGTCAGCGGCACCAGTGCCACGATCGAGCTGGAAGGCGGGCACAGTCTTACGACTGAAATCCCCAACCCGCCTGCGCAAGGCGAGGTGGTGACGCTCGGCATCCGCCCCGAGAGCCTCGTTCCCGTGCCCGAGGCTGAGGCGGTGCTTTCGGGCGAAGTGCAGATCGCCGAGCAGCTCGGCGGTGAAACCTATGTCTACGTGGCCCTCCCCCACGGCGGCACCGTGACGGTCGAGATCAAGGGCCAGGCCCGCGTCGAGGCCGGGGACAAGCTCTTCCTCGGGTTCGAGGGCGGCAAGTTCCACATCTTCGGTGCCGATGAAAAAGTCATCCGTCACGCCTGA
- a CDS encoding Gfo/Idh/MocA family protein produces MSSEPFDFAVVGINHNHIYGQVDAMLGAGCRLTKFYAVEDDLAAIFSGKYPQAERVADEQQIMEDEAVLLVVGAGIPVDRAPMALRAMRAGKDVMIDKPGCTTFAQLDDLRRVQAETGRICSILYSEHYRQKSTARALELVRAGAIGRVISTTGLGPHQLGNNPRPDWFWDPSRNGSILTDIASHQFEQFLSITGATEARILHAVEDNFDNPDHPDFLDYGHAVVAAEGATGFIRVDWFTPNGSPVWGDGRLFIMGTEGVIELRKYMDVEGRAGDNHLFLTDAKGTHYIDASDTELTYGAKLRDDVRNRTDTAMTQKHCFLAMELALQAHAMAERVGGSRPAGGAA; encoded by the coding sequence ATGTCTTCAGAGCCCTTCGACTTTGCCGTTGTCGGCATCAACCACAACCACATCTACGGCCAAGTGGATGCGATGCTGGGAGCCGGCTGCCGGTTGACCAAGTTTTACGCCGTGGAAGACGACCTCGCCGCGATCTTCTCGGGCAAGTATCCGCAGGCCGAGCGGGTGGCCGATGAGCAGCAGATCATGGAGGACGAGGCCGTTTTGCTGGTGGTCGGCGCGGGCATTCCGGTGGACCGGGCGCCGATGGCGCTGCGGGCGATGCGGGCGGGCAAGGACGTGATGATCGACAAGCCCGGCTGCACCACCTTCGCGCAGCTGGACGATCTGCGCCGGGTGCAGGCCGAGACCGGGCGCATCTGCTCGATCCTCTATTCCGAGCACTACCGGCAGAAATCTACCGCCCGCGCGCTGGAGCTTGTGCGGGCCGGGGCGATTGGCCGGGTAATCTCCACCACCGGGCTGGGGCCGCATCAGCTGGGCAACAATCCTCGGCCAGACTGGTTCTGGGACCCGTCCCGCAACGGCTCGATCCTGACCGATATCGCCAGCCACCAGTTCGAGCAGTTCCTCTCGATCACCGGGGCCACCGAGGCGCGGATCTTGCACGCGGTGGAGGACAATTTCGACAACCCGGATCACCCCGACTTCCTCGACTACGGCCATGCCGTCGTGGCCGCCGAGGGGGCCACGGGCTTTATCCGGGTGGACTGGTTCACGCCCAACGGCTCGCCTGTCTGGGGGGACGGACGGCTCTTCATCATGGGCACCGAGGGTGTGATTGAGCTGCGCAAGTACATGGATGTGGAGGGCCGCGCAGGAGATAACCACCTGTTCCTGACCGACGCAAAGGGCACGCACTACATCGACGCCTCCGATACCGAGCTGACCTATGGCGCGAAGCTGCGGGACGATGTGCGCAACCGGACCGATACCGCCATGACGCAGAAGCACTGCTTCCTCGCGATGGAGCTTGCCTTGCAGGCCCATGCGATGGCCGAGCGGGTCGGCGGCAGCCGTCCGGCTGGAGGTGCGGCATGA
- a CDS encoding Gfo/Idh/MocA family protein, whose amino-acid sequence MSKRLRVGIVGSGIGRSHAEGYGEFPDLYEVVALADISPERQNKVADMFGIPERPDSMEALYDLGLDLIDICTPSGLHFDQATAAMEAGFDVVIEKPVARSLAECDALIATAEKTGKRACPIFQYRFGHGLQKLHHLVGKGLAGRPSVATAETHWYRGETYYSRASWRGTWDGETGGCFTTHAIHIHDILCEVLGPIKSVNARTSRRVNGNETEDMGLLSLEFESGAMASSSVTLGSREEMSRLRFCFDDLAAESGRRPYHPDHDPWTFPHDDPEATAKIEAALEDFEPLPERFEGQFYRMHAALTQGTELPVTLADARRSIELLTAAYWSARSGESVSLPIGADHPFYNGWLDTMKKDTAHG is encoded by the coding sequence ATGAGCAAGCGTCTGCGCGTCGGCATCGTCGGCTCCGGTATCGGCCGCAGCCATGCCGAAGGATACGGTGAGTTTCCCGACCTCTACGAGGTGGTGGCGCTGGCCGACATCTCGCCCGAGCGACAAAACAAGGTGGCCGACATGTTCGGCATCCCCGAACGCCCGGACAGCATGGAAGCGCTTTACGATCTCGGCCTCGACCTGATCGACATCTGCACGCCCTCGGGCCTGCATTTCGATCAGGCCACGGCGGCGATGGAAGCTGGCTTTGACGTGGTGATCGAAAAGCCCGTCGCCCGCTCGCTGGCGGAATGCGATGCGCTTATCGCCACGGCGGAAAAAACCGGCAAGCGAGCCTGCCCGATCTTCCAGTATCGCTTCGGCCACGGGCTCCAAAAGCTGCATCATCTGGTGGGCAAGGGGCTGGCTGGCCGCCCCTCCGTGGCCACCGCCGAAACTCATTGGTATCGCGGTGAAACCTACTACTCCCGCGCCTCGTGGCGCGGCACGTGGGATGGCGAGACGGGTGGCTGCTTTACCACCCATGCGATCCACATTCACGACATCCTCTGCGAGGTGCTCGGCCCGATCAAATCGGTCAACGCCCGCACCTCGCGCCGGGTGAACGGCAACGAGACCGAGGACATGGGGCTGCTGAGTCTCGAGTTCGAGAGCGGGGCCATGGCCTCTTCGTCGGTCACGCTCGGCTCGCGCGAGGAGATGTCGCGTCTGCGGTTCTGCTTTGATGATCTTGCCGCCGAGAGCGGACGCCGCCCTTATCACCCCGATCACGACCCCTGGACCTTTCCGCATGACGACCCGGAGGCCACGGCGAAGATCGAGGCCGCACTGGAGGATTTCGAGCCTCTGCCCGAGCGGTTCGAAGGCCAATTCTACCGGATGCACGCGGCGCTGACGCAAGGCACCGAGCTGCCCGTCACTCTAGCCGACGCGCGCCGCTCCATCGAGCTGCTCACGGCGGCCTATTGGTCTGCCCGCAGCGGCGAGAGCGTTTCCCTGCCCATCGGGGCAGATCACCCCTTCTATAACGGCTGGCTCGACACGATGAAGAAAGACACCGCACATGGCTGA
- a CDS encoding carbohydrate ABC transporter permease, with amino-acid sequence MKAFNESRATKVRRQVLRHFVLGFASILMIYPLLWMVMSSFKPDELIFSDPTALPTSFDLTSYFQGWFTFRESFTTFYMNSFIIAFFAVVGNLMACSMTAYAFARLEFRGRKIWFVLMLGTLMLPYHVTLVPQYVLFLKLGWVNTFLPLIVPKFLAVDAFFIFLMVQFFRGIPREIDEAAIMDGCGPWRIYWKIMLPLSTPVMATAAIFSFIWTYDDFLGPLIYLNDMSQYTVPLALRAFVDSSGGESLYGELFAMSTLSLVPVFIVFLAFQRLIIRGVALGALKR; translated from the coding sequence ATGAAAGCCTTCAACGAAAGCCGCGCCACAAAGGTCCGTCGCCAAGTGCTCCGGCACTTCGTGCTCGGGTTCGCCTCGATCCTCATGATCTACCCACTGCTGTGGATGGTCATGTCGAGCTTCAAGCCCGACGAGCTGATCTTCTCCGACCCGACGGCCCTGCCCACCAGCTTTGACCTGACGAGCTACTTTCAGGGCTGGTTCACCTTTCGGGAGAGTTTCACCACCTTCTACATGAACTCCTTCATCATCGCCTTCTTCGCGGTGGTAGGTAACCTGATGGCCTGCTCGATGACGGCCTATGCCTTCGCGCGGCTGGAATTCCGGGGCCGGAAGATCTGGTTTGTGCTGATGCTTGGCACGCTGATGCTGCCCTATCACGTGACGCTGGTGCCGCAGTATGTGCTCTTCCTCAAGCTCGGCTGGGTCAACACCTTCCTGCCGCTGATCGTGCCGAAGTTTCTTGCCGTCGATGCCTTCTTCATCTTCCTGATGGTCCAGTTCTTCCGCGGCATCCCGCGCGAGATCGACGAGGCGGCGATCATGGATGGCTGCGGGCCGTGGCGGATCTACTGGAAGATCATGCTGCCGCTCTCCACGCCGGTCATGGCCACCGCCGCGATCTTCTCCTTCATCTGGACCTATGACGACTTCCTCGGCCCGCTGATCTACCTGAACGACATGAGCCAATACACCGTGCCGCTGGCGCTCCGGGCCTTTGTCGACAGTTCCGGCGGCGAGAGCCTCTATGGCGAGCTGTTTGCCATGTCCACACTTTCGCTCGTGCCCGTGTTCATCGTCTTCCTCGCCTTCCAGAGGCTCATCATCCGCGGCGTCGCCCTCGGCGCGCTCAAGAGGTAA
- a CDS encoding Gfo/Idh/MocA family oxidoreductase, giving the protein MISATNKRRVAIVGTGHRGTGTWGTDAPATCADEIELVGLSDLNAARLAVARGRTAGEPQVSTDLDEMLSATKPHTLLVCTRDDTHAGIIVKALEAGIDVVTEKPMATTAEDVRAIVEAEARTGRRVDVAFNYRFAPTSRKIRELLASGRIGKVTSCDFHWYLDTSHGADYFRRWHAYKKNSGSLFVHKATHHFDLLNWWIDSDPKRVFAQGALNVYGHNGPFRGIRCKGCDHAAECRFYWDMSANPDLDALYEGPSAEDGYVRDGCVFREDIDIYDTMSATLEYENGVQVSYSLNAAMPIEGYHLAFNGTHGRIEVRMYEKQAFDAPSGQDEILVLGTDRSVERIVVEHGPGGHFGGDPLLHRALFTPEKDDPAGQRAGSRAGALSVLTGVAATRSAETGQPVEIATLLAGTA; this is encoded by the coding sequence ATGATCTCAGCCACTAACAAGCGCCGGGTCGCCATCGTGGGCACCGGGCATCGCGGCACCGGTACCTGGGGCACCGATGCCCCCGCAACCTGCGCCGACGAGATCGAACTCGTCGGCCTGTCCGACCTCAACGCCGCCCGCCTCGCCGTGGCGCGCGGGCGCACGGCAGGGGAGCCGCAGGTCTCGACCGATCTCGATGAGATGCTCTCCGCCACCAAGCCGCACACCCTGCTCGTCTGCACCCGCGACGACACCCACGCCGGCATCATCGTGAAGGCGCTGGAGGCGGGGATCGACGTGGTCACCGAAAAGCCCATGGCCACCACCGCTGAAGACGTGCGCGCCATCGTCGAGGCCGAGGCTCGCACCGGCCGCCGGGTGGATGTGGCCTTCAACTACCGGTTCGCACCGACCTCGCGCAAAATCCGAGAGCTGCTCGCCTCCGGGCGTATCGGCAAGGTGACCTCCTGCGACTTCCACTGGTATCTCGACACCTCCCACGGCGCCGACTACTTCCGCCGCTGGCATGCCTACAAAAAGAACTCCGGCTCGCTCTTCGTCCACAAGGCGACCCACCATTTCGACTTGTTGAACTGGTGGATCGATAGCGACCCGAAGCGGGTCTTCGCCCAAGGCGCGCTCAACGTCTACGGCCACAACGGCCCGTTCCGCGGCATTCGCTGCAAGGGCTGTGATCACGCCGCCGAGTGCCGGTTCTACTGGGACATGAGCGCCAATCCCGACCTCGATGCGCTCTACGAGGGGCCCTCGGCAGAGGACGGCTACGTGCGGGATGGCTGCGTGTTCCGCGAAGATATTGACATCTACGACACTATGTCGGCCACCCTCGAATACGAGAACGGCGTGCAGGTGAGCTACTCGCTTAATGCCGCCATGCCCATTGAGGGCTACCACCTCGCCTTCAACGGCACCCATGGCCGAATCGAGGTGCGCATGTATGAAAAGCAGGCCTTCGATGCGCCGTCCGGGCAAGATGAGATCTTGGTGCTCGGTACCGATCGCTCGGTGGAGCGGATCGTAGTGGAGCATGGGCCGGGCGGCCACTTCGGCGGCGACCCGCTGCTGCACCGCGCGCTCTTCACGCCCGAAAAGGACGACCCCGCAGGCCAGCGCGCCGGCTCCCGCGCCGGTGCGCTATCGGTCCTCACAGGCGTCGCCGCGACCCGCAGCGCCGAAACCGGCCAGCCGGTGGAGATCGCGACGCTGCTAGCGGGAACCGCGTAG